The genomic stretch TAGCTGCGACCTGTCCTCGGCAAGCCACTCTTTGCGACACACTGCCGCGCGCCATCGACCGGCGCGCCGGCCTGCGACAAGGCAACGCGCTTGCCGGCAGCGTCTCCGGCTTGATCGGGCCAAGCTTCGCGAATACGGAAATTTCCGATTTCGGAATTTTTGTCTTGATCCGACCGATCAGACTGAACATTTCCATGCTATCCGCGTCGTGATAACCAAGCGCATCACCACACGTCCAGGACCGGGCCCCTCTGGCAGTTCACCCGAACTGTGATGTCGGACTGGACGCAAACCGGGGGGCCCGATGGCCGACTTTTACGCAATATTTACCGCCGAAGGACTGACGGCTCTATTCCAGGTCATCATGATCGACCTGGTGCTGGCCGGCGACAACGCCGTGGTGATTGGCCTGGCCGCCGCGGGGCTGCCCAAGGATCAGCGCAACAAGGCGATCCTGGTCGGCATCATCGCCGCCACCATCCTGCGCATCGGCTTCGCCAGCATCACCGTGCAATTGCTGCAGATCATCGGCCTGCTGCTGGCCGGCGGCGTGCTGCTGCTGTGGGTGTCCTGGAAGATGTGGCGGGAATTGCGGGCGCAACCCCATCACATCGACGCAACCGATGGCGACCATGGGGCGGCCACGCCGAATGGCGCGCCGCGCAAGACGCTGGGCCAGGCGATCTGGCAGATCACCCTCGCCGACGTCTCGATGTCGCTCGACAATGTGCTGGCGGTGGCGGGCGCTGCGCGCGAGCATCCGATCATCCTGATCTTCGGCCTGGCGCTGTCGATCGCCCTGATGGGATTGGCC from Rhodopseudomonas sp. BAL398 encodes the following:
- a CDS encoding TerC family protein — its product is MADFYAIFTAEGLTALFQVIMIDLVLAGDNAVVIGLAAAGLPKDQRNKAILVGIIAATILRIGFASITVQLLQIIGLLLAGGVLLLWVSWKMWRELRAQPHHIDATDGDHGAATPNGAPRKTLGQAIWQITLADVSMSLDNVLAVAGAAREHPIILIFGLALSIALMGLAATFIAKLLHNHRWIAYVGLAIILYVALDMCYRGIIEIWPNAFASFALFS